One genomic region from Oryzias melastigma strain HK-1 linkage group LG19, ASM292280v2, whole genome shotgun sequence encodes:
- the rhbdf1b gene encoding inactive rhomboid protein 1 isoform X11, protein MTVNGVSQERGTADWFGVSEDSNSTQRWRRRSLQHCSQLYGGLKTQVVDPLSRGRAFRVADEVDGHFVTQSPLTPGAASLCSFSSSRSTLNWLPRRRKRDSVAVMSLKAAAALMKGRTLGEGRAGQCRRRSFLPPSIFEEDTVDFPDELDTSFFSRDGLPYDISSSADDVFETSSEANLKHLEESALTGSVHNNLERSHLTFPLERGWRKGKDGCLIQPKVRLKEEAADAQNHQQRGQKIAVPVKKLFARQKRPYGLGMIGRLTNRTYRKRIDSFVQKQIEDMDDHRPFFTYWITFVHLVTTILAVTIYGFVPFGFSQYETVDSVLRNKGVYENVKFVQQQNFWLGPSSEALIHLGAKFSPCMRQDEEVHQLIQETKALERESGCCVRNDRSGCLQTLQEECSSTLAEWVKWPQHPSAPYLKGKLRQHGSVCHQDPRICLEPASVSPHEWPDDITQWPVCTRYNSGNHTNLPHIDCTITGRPCCIGTKGRCEITSREYCDFMHGYFHEEATLCSQVACMDDVCGLLPFLNPEVPDQFSRLWLALFLHAGILHCVVSLLFQMSVLRDLEKLAGWLRISIIYMLSGITGNLASAIFLPYRAEVRVVCSLTSAQHCPQKSNRRNCIQKRNVDISSSSLVLQVGPAGSQFGILACLFVELFQSWQILERPWRAFAKLLAISVFFFSFGLLPWIDNFAHICGFVSGFFLSFAFLPYISFGNSDAFRKRVQICVFLLIFVGLFSTLAVLFYVYPIKCDWCEYLTCIPITDKFCEKYDLNAHIL, encoded by the exons ATGACGGTGAACGGGGTCTCTCAGGAGAG AGGCACCGCTGACTGGTTCGGGGTCAGCGAGGACAGCAACAGCACCCAgcgatggaggaggaggagcctgcAGCACTGCAGCCAGCTGTACGGCGGCCTGAAGACGCAG GTGGTGGACCCCCTGTCGCGTGGCCGAGCGTTTCGCGTCGCGGACGAGGTGGACGGCCACTTTGTCACTCAGAGCCCCCTCACACCCGGAGCCGCGTCCCTCTGCTCATTCTCCAGCTCCCGCTCCACCCTCAACTGGTTACCACGGAGACGCAAGCGGGACTCGGTTGCTGTCATGAGCCTGAAggctgcagcagctctgatgaAG GGTCGGACATTGGGGGAGGGGCGTGCCGGGCAGTGCCGGAGGCGGAGTTTCCTGCCCCCAAGTATCTTTGAAGAGGACACGGTGGATTTCCCCGACGAGCTGGATACTTCCTTCTTCAGCAGA GACGGTCTGCCGTATGACATATCCAGCTCTGCCGATGACGTTTTCGAGACGTCCTCAGAGGCCAACCTCAAACATCTGGAGGAGAGCGCGCTCACAGGAAGTGTTCACAACAACCTGGAGAGGAGCCATCTCACGTT CCCTTTGGAGAGAGGATGGCGGAAGGGAAAAGACGGTTGTCTGATCCAGCCCAAAGTCCGGCTGAAGGAGGAGGCGGCGGACGCTCAGAACCATCAGCAGCGCGGTCAGAAAATCGCCGTTCCCGTGAAGAAGCTGTTCGCCCGCCAGAAGAGGCCGTACGGGCTGGGCATGATCGGACGTCTGACCAACCGGACGTACCGCAAGCGCATCGACAGCTTCGTCCAGAAGCAGATCGAAGACATGGACGATCACAG GCCCTTCTTCACGTACTGGATCACGTTTGTCCATTTGGTCACCACCATCCTGGCTGTCACCATCTAtggttttgtcccttttggCTTCTCTCAGTATGAAACTGTGGACTCA GTCTTAAGGAATAAAGGAGTTTATGAAAACGTCAAGTTTGTCCAACAGCAGAACTTCTGGTTAGGGCCGAGCTCG GAAGCCCTGATTCACCTGGGTGCAAAGTTTTCTCCGTGCATGCGTCAAGACGAAGAAGTCCACCAGCTGATCCAGGAGACCAAAGCCTTAGAGAGAGAGTCGGGCTGCTGTGTGAGGAACGACCGCTCCGGCTGCCTGCAGACGTTACAGGAAGAGTGTTCG AGTACTTTGGCAGAGTGGGTCAAGTGGCCTCAGCATCCCAGCGCTCCATATCTGAAGGGTAAACTGCGTCAGCATGGGTCAGTCTGCCATCAGGATCCAAG aATTTGTCTGGAGCCGGCCTCAGTTTCACCTCACGAGTGGCCAGACGACATCACGCAGTGGCCA GTCTGCACGCGCTATAACTCCGGGAATCACACCAACCTCCCCCACATCGACTGCACCATCACCGGCCGGCCCTGCTGCATCGGCACCAAAGGACG ATGTGAAATAACTTCCAGGGAGTATTGTGATTTCATGCACGGCTACTTCCACGAGGAGGCGACTCTTTGCTCCCAG GTGGCCTGCATGGATGATGTCTGCGGTCTCTTACCGTTCCTGAACCCAGAGGTCCCGGATCAGTTCTCCCGCCTGTGGCTGGCTCTCTTCCTTCATGCGGG GATCCTGCACTGCGTGGTGTCGCTGTTGTTCCAGATGTCGGTGCTCCGGGACCTGGAGAAGCTGGCGGGCTGGCTGAGGATCTCCATCATCTACATGCTGAGCGGCATCACCGGGAACTTGGCCTCTGCCATCTTTTTGCCCTACAGAGCAGAGGTACGGGTCGTCTGCAGCCTCACGTCTGCACAACACTGCCCCCAAAAGAGCAACCGTAGGAACTGCATCCAAAAGAGAAACGTGGACATAAGCTCCTCCTCTCTGGTCCTCCAGGTGGGTCCTGCTGGCAGCCAGTTTGGCATCCTCGCCTGTTTGTTTGTGGAGCTGTTCCAGAGCTGGCAGATCCTGGAGAGACCGTGGCGAGCGTTTGCGAAGCTGCTCGCCATCtccgtcttcttcttctccttcggCCTGCTCCCCTGGATCGACAACTTTGCCCACATTTGCGGTTTTGTGTCGGGATTCTTTCTGTCCTTCGCCTTCTTACCGTACATCAg ctttggaAACTCGGACGCTTTCCGAAAGCGAGTCCAAATCTGCGTCTTCCTGCTCATCTTCGTCGGCCTGTTCTCCACTCTGGCCGTCCTCTTCTACGTCTATCCCATCAAGTGCGACTGGTGCGAGTACCTCACCTGCATTCCCATCACGGACAAATTCTGCGAGAAGTACGACCTGAACGCACACATCCTCTGA
- the rhbdf1b gene encoding inactive rhomboid protein 1 isoform X10, with the protein MTVNGVSQERGTADWFGVSEDSNSTQRWRRRSLQHCSQLYGGLKTQVIRELHSHDSLSLRSTETPPPLPPHLPTHHHHLGMRRQVVDPLSRGRAFRVADEVDGHFVTQSPLTPGAASLCSFSSSRSTLNWLPRRRKRDSVAVMSLKAAAALMKGRTLGEGRAGQCRRRSFLPPSIFEEDTVDFPDELDTSFFSRDGLPYDISSSADDVFETSSEANLKHLEESALTGSVHNNLERSHLTFPLERGWRKGKDGCLIQPKVRLKEEAADAQNHQQRGQKIAVPVKKLFARQKRPYGLGMIGRLTNRTYRKRIDSFVQKQIEDMDDHRPFFTYWITFVHLVTTILAVTIYGFVPFGFSQYETVDSVLRNKGVYENVKFVQQQNFWLGPSSEALIHLGAKFSPCMRQDEEVHQLIQETKALERESGCCVRNDRSGCLQTLQEECSSTLAEWVKWPQHPSAPYLKGKLRQHGSVCHQDPRICLEPASVSPHEWPDDITQWPVCTRYNSGNHTNLPHIDCTITGRPCCIGTKGRCEITSREYCDFMHGYFHEEATLCSQVACMDDVCGLLPFLNPEVPDQFSRLWLALFLHAGILHCVVSLLFQMSVLRDLEKLAGWLRISIIYMLSGITGNLASAIFLPYRAEVRVVCSLTSAQHCPQKSNRRNCIQKRNVDISSSSLVLQVGPAGSQFGILACLFVELFQSWQILERPWRAFAKLLAISVFFFSFGLLPWIDNFAHICGFVSGFFLSFAFLPYISFGNSDAFRKRVQICVFLLIFVGLFSTLAVLFYVYPIKCDWCEYLTCIPITDKFCEKYDLNAHIL; encoded by the exons ATGACGGTGAACGGGGTCTCTCAGGAGAG AGGCACCGCTGACTGGTTCGGGGTCAGCGAGGACAGCAACAGCACCCAgcgatggaggaggaggagcctgcAGCACTGCAGCCAGCTGTACGGCGGCCTGAAGACGCAGGTGATCAGGGAGCTCCACAGCCACGACAGCCTGTCCCTGCGTAGCACCgagaccccgccccctctcccACCCCACCTCCCCactcaccaccaccacctgggCATGCGGAGG CAGGTGGTGGACCCCCTGTCGCGTGGCCGAGCGTTTCGCGTCGCGGACGAGGTGGACGGCCACTTTGTCACTCAGAGCCCCCTCACACCCGGAGCCGCGTCCCTCTGCTCATTCTCCAGCTCCCGCTCCACCCTCAACTGGTTACCACGGAGACGCAAGCGGGACTCGGTTGCTGTCATGAGCCTGAAggctgcagcagctctgatgaAG GGTCGGACATTGGGGGAGGGGCGTGCCGGGCAGTGCCGGAGGCGGAGTTTCCTGCCCCCAAGTATCTTTGAAGAGGACACGGTGGATTTCCCCGACGAGCTGGATACTTCCTTCTTCAGCAGA GACGGTCTGCCGTATGACATATCCAGCTCTGCCGATGACGTTTTCGAGACGTCCTCAGAGGCCAACCTCAAACATCTGGAGGAGAGCGCGCTCACAGGAAGTGTTCACAACAACCTGGAGAGGAGCCATCTCACGTT CCCTTTGGAGAGAGGATGGCGGAAGGGAAAAGACGGTTGTCTGATCCAGCCCAAAGTCCGGCTGAAGGAGGAGGCGGCGGACGCTCAGAACCATCAGCAGCGCGGTCAGAAAATCGCCGTTCCCGTGAAGAAGCTGTTCGCCCGCCAGAAGAGGCCGTACGGGCTGGGCATGATCGGACGTCTGACCAACCGGACGTACCGCAAGCGCATCGACAGCTTCGTCCAGAAGCAGATCGAAGACATGGACGATCACAG GCCCTTCTTCACGTACTGGATCACGTTTGTCCATTTGGTCACCACCATCCTGGCTGTCACCATCTAtggttttgtcccttttggCTTCTCTCAGTATGAAACTGTGGACTCA GTCTTAAGGAATAAAGGAGTTTATGAAAACGTCAAGTTTGTCCAACAGCAGAACTTCTGGTTAGGGCCGAGCTCG GAAGCCCTGATTCACCTGGGTGCAAAGTTTTCTCCGTGCATGCGTCAAGACGAAGAAGTCCACCAGCTGATCCAGGAGACCAAAGCCTTAGAGAGAGAGTCGGGCTGCTGTGTGAGGAACGACCGCTCCGGCTGCCTGCAGACGTTACAGGAAGAGTGTTCG AGTACTTTGGCAGAGTGGGTCAAGTGGCCTCAGCATCCCAGCGCTCCATATCTGAAGGGTAAACTGCGTCAGCATGGGTCAGTCTGCCATCAGGATCCAAG aATTTGTCTGGAGCCGGCCTCAGTTTCACCTCACGAGTGGCCAGACGACATCACGCAGTGGCCA GTCTGCACGCGCTATAACTCCGGGAATCACACCAACCTCCCCCACATCGACTGCACCATCACCGGCCGGCCCTGCTGCATCGGCACCAAAGGACG ATGTGAAATAACTTCCAGGGAGTATTGTGATTTCATGCACGGCTACTTCCACGAGGAGGCGACTCTTTGCTCCCAG GTGGCCTGCATGGATGATGTCTGCGGTCTCTTACCGTTCCTGAACCCAGAGGTCCCGGATCAGTTCTCCCGCCTGTGGCTGGCTCTCTTCCTTCATGCGGG GATCCTGCACTGCGTGGTGTCGCTGTTGTTCCAGATGTCGGTGCTCCGGGACCTGGAGAAGCTGGCGGGCTGGCTGAGGATCTCCATCATCTACATGCTGAGCGGCATCACCGGGAACTTGGCCTCTGCCATCTTTTTGCCCTACAGAGCAGAGGTACGGGTCGTCTGCAGCCTCACGTCTGCACAACACTGCCCCCAAAAGAGCAACCGTAGGAACTGCATCCAAAAGAGAAACGTGGACATAAGCTCCTCCTCTCTGGTCCTCCAGGTGGGTCCTGCTGGCAGCCAGTTTGGCATCCTCGCCTGTTTGTTTGTGGAGCTGTTCCAGAGCTGGCAGATCCTGGAGAGACCGTGGCGAGCGTTTGCGAAGCTGCTCGCCATCtccgtcttcttcttctccttcggCCTGCTCCCCTGGATCGACAACTTTGCCCACATTTGCGGTTTTGTGTCGGGATTCTTTCTGTCCTTCGCCTTCTTACCGTACATCAg ctttggaAACTCGGACGCTTTCCGAAAGCGAGTCCAAATCTGCGTCTTCCTGCTCATCTTCGTCGGCCTGTTCTCCACTCTGGCCGTCCTCTTCTACGTCTATCCCATCAAGTGCGACTGGTGCGAGTACCTCACCTGCATTCCCATCACGGACAAATTCTGCGAGAAGTACGACCTGAACGCACACATCCTCTGA
- the rhbdf1b gene encoding inactive rhomboid protein 1 isoform X4 yields the protein MEETGSRNSSLQRKKPPWLKLDIPTIQLTPDDTPPPNQPVKRMRSVSMPGENPQTRTAVLESSNNYLKPPLERMPPLKQSIKNGERRVHFDRLNTVPPKGQRCLRRVSTSRRRSCVPKLQSRRRSSIPKQIIRGTADWFGVSEDSNSTQRWRRRSLQHCSQLYGGLKTQVIRELHSHDSLSLRSTETPPPLPPHLPTHHHHLGMRRQVVDPLSRGRAFRVADEVDGHFVTQSPLTPGAASLCSFSSSRSTLNWLPRRRKRDSVAVMSLKAAAALMKGRTLGEGRAGQCRRRSFLPPSIFEEDTVDFPDELDTSFFSRDGLPYDISSSADDVFETSSEANLKHLEESALTGSVHNNLERSHLTFPLERGWRKGKDGCLIQPKVRLKEEAADAQNHQQRGQKIAVPVKKLFARQKRPYGLGMIGRLTNRTYRKRIDSFVQKQIEDMDDHRPFFTYWITFVHLVTTILAVTIYGFVPFGFSQYETVDSVLRNKGVYENVKFVQQQNFWLGPSSEALIHLGAKFSPCMRQDEEVHQLIQETKALERESGCCVRNDRSGCLQTLQEECSSTLAEWVKWPQHPSAPYLKGKLRQHGSVCHQDPRICLEPASVSPHEWPDDITQWPVCTRYNSGNHTNLPHIDCTITGRPCCIGTKGRCEITSREYCDFMHGYFHEEATLCSQVACMDDVCGLLPFLNPEVPDQFSRLWLALFLHAGILHCVVSLLFQMSVLRDLEKLAGWLRISIIYMLSGITGNLASAIFLPYRAEVGPAGSQFGILACLFVELFQSWQILERPWRAFAKLLAISVFFFSFGLLPWIDNFAHICGFVSGFFLSFAFLPYISFGNSDAFRKRVQICVFLLIFVGLFSTLAVLFYVYPIKCDWCEYLTCIPITDKFCEKYDLNAHIL from the exons ATGGAGGAGACGGGCAGCAGGAACAGCAGCCTGCAGAGGAAGAAACCTCCGTGGCTCAAACTGGACATCCCGACCATCCAGCTCACCCCGGACGACACGCCCCCACCCAACCAG CCGGTAAAGCGTATGCGCAGCGTCAGCATGCCGGGGGAGAATCCTCAGACCCGCACGGCGGTCTTGGAAAGCTCCAACAACTACCTCAAACCTCCTCTGGAGAGGATGCCCCCCCTCAAACAGTCCATCAAGAA TGGTGAGAGAAGGGTACACTTTGACCGCCTCAACACGGTTCCTCCCAAAGGCCAGAGGTGCCTGAGGAGGGTGTCAACCAGCCGAAGGCGGTCCTGTGTCCCCAAATTACAGTCCAGACGGCGGTCGTCTATCCCCAAACAGATCATCAG AGGCACCGCTGACTGGTTCGGGGTCAGCGAGGACAGCAACAGCACCCAgcgatggaggaggaggagcctgcAGCACTGCAGCCAGCTGTACGGCGGCCTGAAGACGCAGGTGATCAGGGAGCTCCACAGCCACGACAGCCTGTCCCTGCGTAGCACCgagaccccgccccctctcccACCCCACCTCCCCactcaccaccaccacctgggCATGCGGAGG CAGGTGGTGGACCCCCTGTCGCGTGGCCGAGCGTTTCGCGTCGCGGACGAGGTGGACGGCCACTTTGTCACTCAGAGCCCCCTCACACCCGGAGCCGCGTCCCTCTGCTCATTCTCCAGCTCCCGCTCCACCCTCAACTGGTTACCACGGAGACGCAAGCGGGACTCGGTTGCTGTCATGAGCCTGAAggctgcagcagctctgatgaAG GGTCGGACATTGGGGGAGGGGCGTGCCGGGCAGTGCCGGAGGCGGAGTTTCCTGCCCCCAAGTATCTTTGAAGAGGACACGGTGGATTTCCCCGACGAGCTGGATACTTCCTTCTTCAGCAGA GACGGTCTGCCGTATGACATATCCAGCTCTGCCGATGACGTTTTCGAGACGTCCTCAGAGGCCAACCTCAAACATCTGGAGGAGAGCGCGCTCACAGGAAGTGTTCACAACAACCTGGAGAGGAGCCATCTCACGTT CCCTTTGGAGAGAGGATGGCGGAAGGGAAAAGACGGTTGTCTGATCCAGCCCAAAGTCCGGCTGAAGGAGGAGGCGGCGGACGCTCAGAACCATCAGCAGCGCGGTCAGAAAATCGCCGTTCCCGTGAAGAAGCTGTTCGCCCGCCAGAAGAGGCCGTACGGGCTGGGCATGATCGGACGTCTGACCAACCGGACGTACCGCAAGCGCATCGACAGCTTCGTCCAGAAGCAGATCGAAGACATGGACGATCACAG GCCCTTCTTCACGTACTGGATCACGTTTGTCCATTTGGTCACCACCATCCTGGCTGTCACCATCTAtggttttgtcccttttggCTTCTCTCAGTATGAAACTGTGGACTCA GTCTTAAGGAATAAAGGAGTTTATGAAAACGTCAAGTTTGTCCAACAGCAGAACTTCTGGTTAGGGCCGAGCTCG GAAGCCCTGATTCACCTGGGTGCAAAGTTTTCTCCGTGCATGCGTCAAGACGAAGAAGTCCACCAGCTGATCCAGGAGACCAAAGCCTTAGAGAGAGAGTCGGGCTGCTGTGTGAGGAACGACCGCTCCGGCTGCCTGCAGACGTTACAGGAAGAGTGTTCG AGTACTTTGGCAGAGTGGGTCAAGTGGCCTCAGCATCCCAGCGCTCCATATCTGAAGGGTAAACTGCGTCAGCATGGGTCAGTCTGCCATCAGGATCCAAG aATTTGTCTGGAGCCGGCCTCAGTTTCACCTCACGAGTGGCCAGACGACATCACGCAGTGGCCA GTCTGCACGCGCTATAACTCCGGGAATCACACCAACCTCCCCCACATCGACTGCACCATCACCGGCCGGCCCTGCTGCATCGGCACCAAAGGACG ATGTGAAATAACTTCCAGGGAGTATTGTGATTTCATGCACGGCTACTTCCACGAGGAGGCGACTCTTTGCTCCCAG GTGGCCTGCATGGATGATGTCTGCGGTCTCTTACCGTTCCTGAACCCAGAGGTCCCGGATCAGTTCTCCCGCCTGTGGCTGGCTCTCTTCCTTCATGCGGG GATCCTGCACTGCGTGGTGTCGCTGTTGTTCCAGATGTCGGTGCTCCGGGACCTGGAGAAGCTGGCGGGCTGGCTGAGGATCTCCATCATCTACATGCTGAGCGGCATCACCGGGAACTTGGCCTCTGCCATCTTTTTGCCCTACAGAGCAGAG GTGGGTCCTGCTGGCAGCCAGTTTGGCATCCTCGCCTGTTTGTTTGTGGAGCTGTTCCAGAGCTGGCAGATCCTGGAGAGACCGTGGCGAGCGTTTGCGAAGCTGCTCGCCATCtccgtcttcttcttctccttcggCCTGCTCCCCTGGATCGACAACTTTGCCCACATTTGCGGTTTTGTGTCGGGATTCTTTCTGTCCTTCGCCTTCTTACCGTACATCAg ctttggaAACTCGGACGCTTTCCGAAAGCGAGTCCAAATCTGCGTCTTCCTGCTCATCTTCGTCGGCCTGTTCTCCACTCTGGCCGTCCTCTTCTACGTCTATCCCATCAAGTGCGACTGGTGCGAGTACCTCACCTGCATTCCCATCACGGACAAATTCTGCGAGAAGTACGACCTGAACGCACACATCCTCTGA
- the rhbdf1b gene encoding inactive rhomboid protein 1 isoform X9, with protein MEETGSRNSSLQRKKPPWLKLDIPTIQLTPDDTPPPNQPVKRMRSVSMPGENPQTRTAVLESSNNYLKPPLERMPPLKQSIKKGTADWFGVSEDSNSTQRWRRRSLQHCSQLYGGLKTQVIRELHSHDSLSLRSTETPPPLPPHLPTHHHHLGMRRVVDPLSRGRAFRVADEVDGHFVTQSPLTPGAASLCSFSSSRSTLNWLPRRRKRDSVAVMSLKAAAALMKGRTLGEGRAGQCRRRSFLPPSIFEEDTVDFPDELDTSFFSRDGLPYDISSSADDVFETSSEANLKHLEESALTGSVHNNLERSHLTFPLERGWRKGKDGCLIQPKVRLKEEAADAQNHQQRGQKIAVPVKKLFARQKRPYGLGMIGRLTNRTYRKRIDSFVQKQIEDMDDHRPFFTYWITFVHLVTTILAVTIYGFVPFGFSQYETVDSVLRNKGVYENVKFVQQQNFWLGPSSEALIHLGAKFSPCMRQDEEVHQLIQETKALERESGCCVRNDRSGCLQTLQEECSSTLAEWVKWPQHPSAPYLKGKLRQHGSVCHQDPRICLEPASVSPHEWPDDITQWPVCTRYNSGNHTNLPHIDCTITGRPCCIGTKGRCEITSREYCDFMHGYFHEEATLCSQVACMDDVCGLLPFLNPEVPDQFSRLWLALFLHAGILHCVVSLLFQMSVLRDLEKLAGWLRISIIYMLSGITGNLASAIFLPYRAEVGPAGSQFGILACLFVELFQSWQILERPWRAFAKLLAISVFFFSFGLLPWIDNFAHICGFVSGFFLSFAFLPYISFGNSDAFRKRVQICVFLLIFVGLFSTLAVLFYVYPIKCDWCEYLTCIPITDKFCEKYDLNAHIL; from the exons ATGGAGGAGACGGGCAGCAGGAACAGCAGCCTGCAGAGGAAGAAACCTCCGTGGCTCAAACTGGACATCCCGACCATCCAGCTCACCCCGGACGACACGCCCCCACCCAACCAG CCGGTAAAGCGTATGCGCAGCGTCAGCATGCCGGGGGAGAATCCTCAGACCCGCACGGCGGTCTTGGAAAGCTCCAACAACTACCTCAAACCTCCTCTGGAGAGGATGCCCCCCCTCAAACAGTCCATCAAGAA AGGCACCGCTGACTGGTTCGGGGTCAGCGAGGACAGCAACAGCACCCAgcgatggaggaggaggagcctgcAGCACTGCAGCCAGCTGTACGGCGGCCTGAAGACGCAGGTGATCAGGGAGCTCCACAGCCACGACAGCCTGTCCCTGCGTAGCACCgagaccccgccccctctcccACCCCACCTCCCCactcaccaccaccacctgggCATGCGGAGG GTGGTGGACCCCCTGTCGCGTGGCCGAGCGTTTCGCGTCGCGGACGAGGTGGACGGCCACTTTGTCACTCAGAGCCCCCTCACACCCGGAGCCGCGTCCCTCTGCTCATTCTCCAGCTCCCGCTCCACCCTCAACTGGTTACCACGGAGACGCAAGCGGGACTCGGTTGCTGTCATGAGCCTGAAggctgcagcagctctgatgaAG GGTCGGACATTGGGGGAGGGGCGTGCCGGGCAGTGCCGGAGGCGGAGTTTCCTGCCCCCAAGTATCTTTGAAGAGGACACGGTGGATTTCCCCGACGAGCTGGATACTTCCTTCTTCAGCAGA GACGGTCTGCCGTATGACATATCCAGCTCTGCCGATGACGTTTTCGAGACGTCCTCAGAGGCCAACCTCAAACATCTGGAGGAGAGCGCGCTCACAGGAAGTGTTCACAACAACCTGGAGAGGAGCCATCTCACGTT CCCTTTGGAGAGAGGATGGCGGAAGGGAAAAGACGGTTGTCTGATCCAGCCCAAAGTCCGGCTGAAGGAGGAGGCGGCGGACGCTCAGAACCATCAGCAGCGCGGTCAGAAAATCGCCGTTCCCGTGAAGAAGCTGTTCGCCCGCCAGAAGAGGCCGTACGGGCTGGGCATGATCGGACGTCTGACCAACCGGACGTACCGCAAGCGCATCGACAGCTTCGTCCAGAAGCAGATCGAAGACATGGACGATCACAG GCCCTTCTTCACGTACTGGATCACGTTTGTCCATTTGGTCACCACCATCCTGGCTGTCACCATCTAtggttttgtcccttttggCTTCTCTCAGTATGAAACTGTGGACTCA GTCTTAAGGAATAAAGGAGTTTATGAAAACGTCAAGTTTGTCCAACAGCAGAACTTCTGGTTAGGGCCGAGCTCG GAAGCCCTGATTCACCTGGGTGCAAAGTTTTCTCCGTGCATGCGTCAAGACGAAGAAGTCCACCAGCTGATCCAGGAGACCAAAGCCTTAGAGAGAGAGTCGGGCTGCTGTGTGAGGAACGACCGCTCCGGCTGCCTGCAGACGTTACAGGAAGAGTGTTCG AGTACTTTGGCAGAGTGGGTCAAGTGGCCTCAGCATCCCAGCGCTCCATATCTGAAGGGTAAACTGCGTCAGCATGGGTCAGTCTGCCATCAGGATCCAAG aATTTGTCTGGAGCCGGCCTCAGTTTCACCTCACGAGTGGCCAGACGACATCACGCAGTGGCCA GTCTGCACGCGCTATAACTCCGGGAATCACACCAACCTCCCCCACATCGACTGCACCATCACCGGCCGGCCCTGCTGCATCGGCACCAAAGGACG ATGTGAAATAACTTCCAGGGAGTATTGTGATTTCATGCACGGCTACTTCCACGAGGAGGCGACTCTTTGCTCCCAG GTGGCCTGCATGGATGATGTCTGCGGTCTCTTACCGTTCCTGAACCCAGAGGTCCCGGATCAGTTCTCCCGCCTGTGGCTGGCTCTCTTCCTTCATGCGGG GATCCTGCACTGCGTGGTGTCGCTGTTGTTCCAGATGTCGGTGCTCCGGGACCTGGAGAAGCTGGCGGGCTGGCTGAGGATCTCCATCATCTACATGCTGAGCGGCATCACCGGGAACTTGGCCTCTGCCATCTTTTTGCCCTACAGAGCAGAG GTGGGTCCTGCTGGCAGCCAGTTTGGCATCCTCGCCTGTTTGTTTGTGGAGCTGTTCCAGAGCTGGCAGATCCTGGAGAGACCGTGGCGAGCGTTTGCGAAGCTGCTCGCCATCtccgtcttcttcttctccttcggCCTGCTCCCCTGGATCGACAACTTTGCCCACATTTGCGGTTTTGTGTCGGGATTCTTTCTGTCCTTCGCCTTCTTACCGTACATCAg ctttggaAACTCGGACGCTTTCCGAAAGCGAGTCCAAATCTGCGTCTTCCTGCTCATCTTCGTCGGCCTGTTCTCCACTCTGGCCGTCCTCTTCTACGTCTATCCCATCAAGTGCGACTGGTGCGAGTACCTCACCTGCATTCCCATCACGGACAAATTCTGCGAGAAGTACGACCTGAACGCACACATCCTCTGA